A genomic region of Rhodococcus pyridinivorans contains the following coding sequences:
- a CDS encoding GNAT family N-acetyltransferase produces the protein MLIRRELPADVRATADVHRAAFAPFAPEGREPVEPGLVASLRASDAWLPPLSLVAEDASGAIVGQVVATRGHVGATPALGLGPLGVRPDFQRSGVGAALMHAVLGAADALDESIVLLLGHPDYYPRFGFVPAAELGISPDVEEWASHFQARALTAHDPELRGTFRYAEPFYALEEQA, from the coding sequence GTGCTGATCCGTCGAGAACTCCCCGCCGACGTCCGTGCGACCGCCGACGTGCATCGCGCCGCGTTCGCGCCGTTCGCCCCGGAAGGTCGCGAGCCGGTCGAGCCCGGTCTGGTCGCGTCGTTGCGGGCGAGCGACGCATGGCTGCCGCCGTTGTCGCTCGTGGCCGAGGACGCCTCGGGCGCGATCGTCGGCCAGGTCGTCGCCACCCGGGGTCACGTCGGCGCCACCCCTGCCCTGGGCCTCGGTCCACTCGGTGTCCGTCCCGATTTCCAGCGCTCCGGCGTGGGCGCCGCTCTCATGCACGCCGTGCTCGGTGCGGCGGATGCCCTGGACGAGTCGATCGTGCTCCTGCTCGGACATCCCGACTACTACCCCCGCTTCGGTTTCGTGCCCGCCGCCGAACTCGGGATCTCCCCCGACGTCGAGGAGTGGGCGTCCCACTTCCAGGCACGGGCGCTCACGGCACACGACCCCGAGCTGCGGGGCACCTTCCGGTACGCCGAGCCGTTCTACGCCCTCGAGGAGCAGGCATGA